The proteins below are encoded in one region of Actinomycetota bacterium:
- the yqeK gene encoding bis(5'-nucleosyl)-tetraphosphatase (symmetrical) YqeK: MEDRLKNWLQARVSGGRYMHSLGVLEAATELARQYGVDPVPLRQAALLHDCAREFSNEDLVATAEDWQLPVREVDRRSPVLLHGKLAVVIAERELGLDDPAILSAIRWHTAGHPEMTLSDKLFYLADVTEPTSHYAWVAGLRALAHEDVDKAVLMAIGINTDHLDRTGRTVDPDTYDLRDLLLGENGS, from the coding sequence ATGGAAGATCGGCTGAAAAACTGGTTGCAGGCCCGGGTCTCCGGCGGACGCTATATGCACAGCCTGGGTGTCTTGGAGGCGGCGACGGAGCTGGCGCGCCAATATGGTGTCGATCCGGTGCCGCTGAGGCAGGCGGCTCTGCTACACGATTGCGCCCGCGAATTCTCCAACGAAGACCTGGTAGCCACCGCCGAGGACTGGCAGCTTCCAGTTCGTGAAGTAGACCGCAGAAGCCCTGTCCTTCTGCATGGAAAGCTGGCCGTGGTGATCGCCGAGCGTGAGTTGGGCCTGGATGATCCAGCCATACTCAGCGCCATCCGCTGGCATACCGCCGGCCATCCTGAAATGACCCTTTCCGACAAACTTTTCTATCTTGCCGATGTCACCGAACCCACGAGCCACTACGCCTGGGTAGCCGGTCTGCGTGCCCTTGCCCATGAAGATGTGGACAAGGCGGTGCTGATGGCCATAGGCATCAATACCGACCATCTGGACCGCACCGGCAGGACAGTGGATCCTGACACCTATGACCTCAGAGACCTGCTTCTCGGAGAGAACGGAAGTTAG
- a CDS encoding NAD(P)H-hydrate dehydratase, producing MADPGETGHHDSGTIFGLPVYTARQMRRTDAAAVKGVGIPGAVLMERAGMAVAEHLLEHFCEHHCFVVLAGKGNNGGDGFVAARHLWESGAEVLVFAAAPAKDYRGDSLVNLRILGKLEVEVVHAPSAAALKRALSTDCIIVDAVFGTGFSGEPRGKAAEMIRAAARSVSLNGTPVLAVDIASGVDASTGEAARTSLPADTTVTFHAPKVGHFVAPGSYLAGDIILADIGIPQELSADADHFLADGDEVALLVPPKMDYDNKFSAGRVLVAGGSTGLTGAACLASQAALRSGAGVVTAAVPASLNAIFEQKLLEVMTLPLADTGSGHLSEKALERLLAAAGDFDCVALGPGLGRDHESAAVVTKFLARTDTPVVLDADGLNAMAGRLASLKRRPAPTVLTPHAGELARMLETTSIEVETHRLASAKKAAKKSGSIVLLKGSSTIITDGAETVLCPSGNPGLATAGAGDVLTGMIAALIAKGLRPFDAAAAGAFLHGLAADMAAEDISQDNLVSSDLIDYLPLAFASLKEEE from the coding sequence ATGGCTGATCCAGGAGAAACCGGCCACCACGATTCCGGGACGATCTTCGGGCTGCCTGTCTATACGGCCCGGCAGATGCGCCGCACCGACGCAGCCGCTGTCAAAGGGGTCGGAATCCCCGGCGCTGTCCTGATGGAGCGCGCCGGAATGGCGGTCGCCGAACACCTGCTGGAACATTTTTGCGAGCATCACTGTTTCGTGGTGCTGGCGGGCAAGGGCAATAACGGCGGCGACGGCTTCGTGGCCGCGAGGCATCTGTGGGAATCCGGCGCCGAGGTGCTCGTCTTTGCCGCTGCGCCAGCGAAAGATTACCGGGGCGACTCCCTGGTCAACCTCAGGATCCTCGGGAAGCTGGAGGTCGAGGTCGTCCACGCGCCCTCCGCCGCCGCCCTTAAGCGCGCCCTTTCCACCGACTGTATAATCGTCGACGCTGTTTTCGGAACCGGCTTCAGCGGCGAGCCACGCGGCAAGGCCGCCGAAATGATCAGGGCCGCCGCCAGATCCGTCAGCCTGAATGGAACACCGGTCCTGGCAGTAGATATCGCCTCGGGCGTGGACGCCTCCACGGGTGAAGCCGCCCGGACCAGCCTGCCGGCCGACACGACTGTCACGTTCCACGCACCCAAGGTGGGCCACTTCGTGGCTCCGGGCAGCTACCTCGCCGGCGATATCATCCTTGCCGACATCGGCATCCCCCAGGAACTCTCGGCCGACGCTGACCATTTCCTGGCTGATGGAGACGAGGTGGCGCTACTGGTTCCACCCAAGATGGATTACGACAACAAATTCAGCGCCGGCCGGGTGCTCGTGGCCGGCGGTTCCACCGGGCTCACGGGCGCCGCCTGCCTGGCATCGCAGGCAGCCCTGCGTTCCGGAGCCGGTGTCGTCACAGCCGCCGTACCGGCGAGCCTTAACGCGATATTCGAACAGAAGCTGCTTGAGGTGATGACGCTGCCCCTCGCCGATACCGGTTCAGGCCACCTCTCGGAAAAAGCCCTTGAGCGACTGCTGGCCGCCGCCGGAGATTTCGACTGCGTCGCCCTGGGTCCCGGTCTCGGCCGTGACCACGAAAGCGCCGCGGTTGTGACGAAGTTTCTCGCCCGCACGGACACGCCGGTAGTGCTGGACGCCGACGGGCTCAACGCCATGGCGGGAAGGCTGGCTTCGCTGAAACGCCGCCCTGCGCCCACCGTTCTCACCCCTCATGCCGGGGAACTTGCCCGCATGCTGGAAACCACATCGATCGAAGTCGAGACCCACCGTCTGGCCTCGGCCAAAAAGGCCGCGAAAAAATCGGGGTCGATCGTGCTGCTGAAAGGCTCATCGACGATAATCACCGATGGCGCCGAGACCGTGCTCTGTCCTTCCGGGAATCCCGGACTGGCCACAGCCGGCGCCGGCGACGTCCTCACCGGCATGATCGCCGCCCTGATCGCCAAGGGGCTGCGGCCCTTCGATGCCGCCGCCGCCGGAGCCTTCCTCCACGGACTGGCAGCAGACATGGCAGCCGAGGATATCAGCCAGGATAACCTGGTCTCATCAGACCTGATAGACTATTTGCCGCTGGCTTTTGCCAGCCTGAAAGAAGAAGAATAA
- a CDS encoding alanine racemase has product MPSLTVDLAKITHNTRLIADLLKPHGVKLTGVTKACLGNELVGEAMLTGGASGLADSRSENIRNLRRHLPEAELTFLRSPVTVEDACFDADIYFVSSFEQALPLLRMTPRRPLKLCLMLETGDGREGVPLDLASDEASRIACLPDAVLVGLATNAACARNDVPVGGSLQAFNEAAGRISWRLRRGRMGCASDDSSQSPKTGSAAGAAAFEEGALPLLSVGGSGLLRLLTGPDEDGEQHPGWGMSLFAPVTAMRCGEAILLGRIPSGHTQDLYLQGAHRDAFVLEGPVLEIFDKGGVTQALVGFGVQDTGGARLIPCHPGLTPTGATSDYLAISCASPELRAHPLRTGEPVRFLPTYYALVAAMTSPYIEKHFI; this is encoded by the coding sequence ATGCCGAGCCTGACTGTCGACCTCGCCAAAATCACACACAATACCCGCCTGATCGCGGATCTGCTCAAGCCTCATGGGGTAAAACTGACCGGCGTAACCAAGGCCTGCCTTGGGAACGAGCTTGTCGGTGAGGCGATGCTGACCGGCGGCGCCTCCGGGCTCGCCGATTCACGCTCTGAGAACATCCGCAACCTGCGGCGCCACCTTCCTGAGGCCGAACTCACATTTCTGCGCTCCCCGGTCACTGTCGAGGATGCCTGTTTCGACGCCGACATCTACTTCGTCTCTTCATTCGAACAGGCACTGCCCCTGTTGCGGATGACGCCGCGCCGGCCCTTGAAACTCTGCCTGATGCTGGAAACCGGCGATGGCCGTGAAGGTGTGCCGCTCGACCTGGCCTCAGACGAAGCATCCCGTATCGCCTGTCTCCCGGATGCCGTTCTGGTGGGACTAGCCACCAACGCCGCCTGTGCCCGCAACGATGTCCCAGTGGGTGGTTCCCTCCAGGCCTTCAACGAGGCAGCCGGAAGGATCTCCTGGCGGCTCAGGCGCGGCCGCATGGGCTGCGCCAGCGATGATTCCAGCCAATCGCCAAAGACGGGATCCGCAGCTGGAGCAGCTGCTTTTGAAGAGGGTGCCTTGCCGCTTTTATCTGTTGGCGGCTCGGGGCTGCTGCGGCTGCTGACAGGTCCCGACGAAGACGGCGAGCAGCATCCCGGCTGGGGGATGTCGCTGTTCGCGCCTGTGACCGCGATGCGCTGCGGCGAAGCCATCCTCCTTGGAAGGATCCCGTCAGGGCACACTCAAGACCTTTATCTTCAGGGAGCCCACCGCGATGCCTTCGTCCTCGAGGGACCCGTTCTGGAAATATTCGACAAGGGCGGCGTCACCCAGGCTCTGGTTGGATTCGGCGTGCAGGACACAGGCGGGGCCAGGCTCATCCCCTGCCACCCGGGGTTAACACCCACCGGCGCGACCAGCGATTATCTGGCCATCAGCTGCGCCTCACCGGAATTGCGCGCCCATCCACTGAGAACAGGAGAACCGGTTCGTTTCCTGCCAACCTATTATGCCCTGGTTGCGGCGATGACCTCGCCATACATAGAGAAGCATTTCATCTGA
- the acpS gene encoding holo-ACP synthase — protein MLIGIDIIENERFARALDRRPRLAERIFTDTERAYCLSKPNPPQHFAARFAAKEAVGKALGTGVRAWREIEITSGGKPRVVMTGGTGRVAMELGACELSISISHCGNVSVAVAAAPGP, from the coding sequence GTGCTGATCGGAATCGACATAATCGAGAACGAGCGCTTCGCCCGGGCCCTCGACAGAAGGCCCCGGCTGGCGGAGCGGATCTTCACAGACACCGAGCGGGCCTATTGCCTGTCGAAGCCCAACCCGCCGCAACACTTCGCTGCCCGTTTCGCAGCCAAGGAAGCAGTCGGCAAGGCCCTGGGAACCGGTGTCCGTGCCTGGCGGGAGATCGAGATCACTTCCGGCGGCAAGCCGCGGGTGGTTATGACTGGAGGCACCGGACGCGTGGCCATGGAACTGGGCGCCTGCGAGCTTTCGATCTCCATCAGCCACTGTGGAAATGTATCAGTCGCGGTTGCGGCCGCGCCAGGTCCATAG
- a CDS encoding phosphoglucosamine mutase: MTRKYFGTDGIRGVANEFLTADLALTLGRAAMAVLPSERPVILVGRDTRISGGMLEAALVAGLSSAGGLVVQAGVIPTPAIAGLVVAEGADAGAVISASHNPYQDNGIKFFGSTGFKLTDEQELEMERFLTGESVAEISGDPGRIGALSEATEAYVDGLLERFDLDLSRFRIVLDCANGATYRSSPMAFRRLGADITVINDSPDGYNINDNCGSTHMEQLQGMVRDGEYDLGFAYDGDGDRVLAVDSGGALVDGDFIMAICANYLKDQGRLPADTIVTTVMTNLGFHTAMKQLGIAVKTTAVGDRYVLEEMLSGGFGFGGEQSGHLINLETGTTGDGLATSLLLLEVMDSTGASLSELAKVMTRLPQKLVNVRVKNLAGLEDAAAVWAAIEEEQGLLGDSGRILVRTSGTEPLVRVMVEAPSEELCAGVCDRIVAEVERSLGAA, encoded by the coding sequence TTGACCAGAAAGTATTTTGGCACTGACGGCATCCGTGGCGTCGCCAATGAATTCCTGACTGCGGACCTGGCGTTGACGCTCGGCCGGGCCGCGATGGCCGTACTCCCCTCAGAACGCCCGGTGATCCTTGTTGGCCGCGATACCCGCATCTCCGGCGGCATGCTGGAAGCGGCGCTGGTGGCTGGCCTCAGCTCAGCTGGTGGCCTGGTGGTTCAGGCCGGCGTCATTCCCACTCCGGCAATCGCAGGCCTGGTCGTGGCTGAAGGAGCCGACGCCGGCGCCGTCATCTCCGCCTCACATAACCCATATCAGGACAACGGTATCAAATTCTTCGGTTCCACAGGCTTCAAGCTAACCGATGAGCAGGAATTGGAGATGGAGCGCTTCCTGACCGGAGAGTCAGTGGCAGAGATCTCGGGAGATCCCGGCCGCATCGGAGCTCTCAGCGAAGCGACAGAAGCTTATGTAGATGGCCTGCTCGAGCGATTCGATCTGGACCTGTCCCGGTTCCGCATTGTGCTGGACTGCGCCAACGGCGCCACGTACAGAAGCTCACCCATGGCTTTCCGCAGGCTCGGAGCTGACATCACCGTCATCAACGATTCGCCTGACGGCTACAATATCAATGACAATTGCGGCTCCACCCATATGGAGCAGCTGCAGGGAATGGTCCGGGACGGTGAATACGACCTCGGCTTCGCCTATGACGGCGACGGCGACCGGGTGCTGGCCGTAGATTCCGGCGGCGCGCTGGTTGACGGCGACTTCATCATGGCCATCTGCGCCAACTATCTCAAAGATCAGGGGAGGCTGCCCGCAGACACGATCGTGACCACGGTCATGACCAACCTGGGATTCCATACCGCCATGAAGCAGCTGGGGATAGCTGTAAAGACCACGGCTGTCGGCGACCGTTATGTCCTCGAGGAGATGCTGTCTGGCGGCTTCGGTTTTGGCGGTGAACAGTCCGGGCATCTGATCAACCTCGAAACCGGCACGACCGGGGACGGGCTGGCGACCTCGCTGCTGCTGCTCGAGGTCATGGACAGCACCGGCGCCTCGCTCTCAGAGCTGGCAAAGGTGATGACGCGCCTGCCCCAGAAGCTGGTCAACGTCCGTGTGAAGAACCTGGCAGGCCTCGAAGACGCGGCCGCCGTCTGGGCTGCAATCGAAGAAGAACAGGGCCTCCTGGGAGATTCCGGGCGGATACTGGTGCGCACATCGGGCACCGAGCCACTCGTCCGCGTCATGGTCGAGGCTCCCTCGGAAGAACTTTGCGCCGGAGTTTGCGATAGAATCGTAGCAGAGGTGGAGCGCAGCCTTGGGGCTGCGTAG
- the alr gene encoding alanine racemase encodes MNRALATVDLECVRHNVGALRQRLVPRCELMAVVKADGYGHGAGPVARASLEAGATTLGVATVGEASELRQLGFDCPIVILGPLTGEEIYDAVDTGAEIIIWTLPFLRNLMSVAHSRDARVRCHVKVDTGMRRLGLFPRRFVEFLDMVEPAPEVELAGVMTHFATADEEDEDFFSFQLHAFEDIVQTVLTTGLTPVFHAANSAATLRYRESHFGMVRCGIAIYGLSPFQGDASADGLRPALTLTSYLADIKELSEGDVVGYGCTWTAPRRTHIGIIPIGYGDGFSRRLSNLGEALIGGGKYPVVGRVSMDQITVDLGPSPDLSTGSETVLIGSQGDATITAEAMAATLGTINYEVTCNLSSRVERRYTG; translated from the coding sequence GTGAACCGCGCGCTGGCAACGGTCGACCTCGAGTGCGTACGGCATAACGTCGGAGCACTGAGGCAAAGGCTCGTTCCCAGGTGCGAACTGATGGCCGTTGTGAAAGCCGACGGCTATGGCCATGGGGCCGGTCCGGTTGCCAGGGCAAGCCTTGAAGCAGGCGCGACGACTCTGGGAGTAGCTACTGTCGGCGAAGCTTCTGAGCTGCGCCAGCTCGGTTTCGACTGCCCCATAGTGATCCTCGGCCCGCTGACCGGCGAAGAGATATACGACGCCGTCGACACTGGCGCCGAGATCATCATCTGGACCCTCCCCTTCCTCAGGAACCTGATGAGCGTAGCCCATTCTCGCGACGCTCGAGTGCGATGCCATGTCAAGGTCGACACCGGCATGCGGCGCCTGGGCCTCTTTCCCCGCAGGTTTGTGGAATTCCTGGACATGGTCGAACCCGCTCCCGAAGTCGAGCTCGCGGGCGTCATGACCCATTTCGCCACAGCCGACGAGGAAGACGAGGATTTTTTTTCCTTCCAGCTCCATGCTTTTGAGGATATCGTCCAGACCGTTCTGACCACGGGCCTGACACCGGTTTTTCATGCCGCCAACAGCGCCGCGACCCTACGTTATCGCGAATCCCATTTCGGCATGGTACGCTGCGGCATCGCCATCTATGGACTCTCGCCCTTCCAGGGCGACGCCTCCGCCGACGGCCTGCGGCCGGCGCTTACCCTCACTTCATACCTGGCCGATATCAAGGAGCTGTCAGAGGGCGACGTGGTCGGCTACGGCTGCACCTGGACGGCGCCTCGCCGGACACATATCGGCATCATCCCAATCGGATACGGCGACGGCTTCAGCCGCCGCCTCTCAAACCTGGGCGAAGCCCTCATCGGAGGCGGGAAGTATCCGGTAGTGGGCCGTGTCTCCATGGATCAGATAACCGTGGACCTCGGGCCATCACCGGACCTCTCCACCGGCAGCGAGACGGTTCTTATAGGCAGCCAGGGTGACGCCACAATCACAGCGGAAGCCATGGCTGCCACCCTGGGCACCATCAATTACGAAGTGACCTGCAACCTCTCTTCCCGGGTGGAAAGAAGGTACACGGGATAG
- the glmS gene encoding glutamine--fructose-6-phosphate transaminase (isomerizing) — translation MCGIIAYTGQRQCKDLLYQGLRKLEYRGYDSAGLSVLSDGHIELVRAVGNLDSLEKALEGEGCTGARLGLGHTRWATHGRPSTENAHPHLDCDGNISIVLNGIVENYQTLREQLTAEGHRFLSETDAEVVSHLVEKFYDGDLVEAVRRSISEISGHFAICVIHRAHPDLIVGARKECPLLIGVGKDENFIASAIPAFLSETRDVMVIEDNELVVVTPESVQILDLELQPQDREVTRVSWDADAAEKGGYETFMRKEIYEQPDSLADTLAGRFPDEGGVVLEELAIPDEELAKIDKVYIVACGTSYHAGLVGRYVLENWARVAVELDVASEFRYRDPVLSPTTLVVGISQSGETADTLAAMRQARSQGARVLAITNIMGSQATRDADGILYTRAGLEIGVAATKTHVAQIAAMHLLALYLAQVRRTMDKGEIAEIATELKSVPELMRGYLKTESSAYEIAKRYFEQPFFLYLGRGVGLPVCLEGALKLKEISYIPTEAYAAGEMKHGPIALLEEGSPVVVVANDGHVYDKVVSNIEEVRARGASAIAVATEGNERIKSLSSDIMYIPKTSEMLSPLLAVVPLQLLAYYIAQLKGCNVDQPRNLAKTVTVE, via the coding sequence ATGTGCGGCATAATCGCTTATACAGGCCAGCGGCAGTGCAAAGACCTGCTGTACCAGGGCCTTAGAAAACTGGAATACCGCGGCTACGACTCGGCAGGTCTGTCGGTTCTGAGCGACGGCCATATCGAGCTGGTGCGGGCCGTGGGCAACCTCGACAGCCTGGAAAAGGCACTCGAGGGAGAGGGCTGCACCGGCGCCAGGCTGGGGCTGGGTCATACCCGCTGGGCCACCCACGGGCGTCCTTCCACCGAGAACGCCCATCCTCACCTGGACTGTGATGGCAACATCTCTATCGTCCTCAACGGCATCGTCGAGAATTACCAGACACTGCGCGAGCAGCTCACCGCGGAAGGCCACCGCTTTTTATCCGAGACCGACGCTGAAGTGGTATCGCACCTGGTCGAGAAATTCTATGACGGCGACCTGGTCGAGGCCGTCCGCCGGAGCATCAGCGAGATCTCGGGCCACTTCGCCATCTGCGTGATCCATCGCGCCCATCCGGACCTGATCGTCGGCGCCCGCAAGGAGTGCCCGCTATTGATCGGTGTGGGCAAGGACGAGAACTTCATCGCCTCGGCTATCCCGGCATTCCTCTCCGAGACACGCGATGTCATGGTGATCGAGGACAACGAGCTGGTAGTGGTAACTCCCGAAAGCGTTCAGATCCTCGATCTGGAGCTTCAACCGCAGGATCGAGAGGTGACGAGGGTCAGCTGGGACGCCGACGCCGCCGAAAAGGGCGGCTATGAGACTTTTATGCGCAAGGAGATCTACGAACAGCCCGATTCCCTCGCAGATACGCTGGCGGGACGGTTTCCTGATGAAGGCGGCGTCGTGCTTGAAGAGCTTGCCATCCCCGACGAGGAGCTGGCGAAGATCGACAAGGTATACATCGTCGCCTGCGGTACCTCTTACCACGCTGGGCTGGTCGGCCGCTATGTACTGGAGAACTGGGCCCGTGTCGCTGTCGAGCTTGATGTGGCCTCGGAGTTCCGTTACCGGGATCCGGTACTGTCTCCGACTACGCTGGTCGTCGGTATCTCCCAGTCAGGCGAGACCGCCGATACACTGGCCGCCATGCGCCAGGCCCGCAGCCAGGGTGCCCGGGTTCTTGCCATCACCAATATCATGGGCAGCCAGGCGACCAGAGACGCCGACGGCATCCTTTACACGCGCGCCGGGCTGGAGATCGGCGTGGCGGCCACCAAGACCCACGTGGCCCAGATCGCCGCGATGCATCTGCTGGCCCTCTATCTGGCGCAGGTGCGCAGGACGATGGACAAGGGCGAGATCGCCGAGATCGCGACCGAGCTCAAATCCGTGCCCGAGCTCATGCGCGGCTACCTGAAGACAGAGTCGTCCGCCTACGAGATCGCCAAACGCTACTTCGAACAGCCCTTCTTCCTCTACCTGGGCCGTGGCGTGGGGCTGCCGGTCTGCCTGGAGGGAGCGCTGAAGCTCAAGGAGATCTCCTACATCCCCACAGAAGCCTACGCCGCCGGGGAAATGAAACACGGTCCGATCGCCCTCCTGGAGGAAGGCTCCCCCGTCGTAGTCGTGGCTAACGATGGCCATGTCTATGACAAGGTGGTTTCCAATATCGAGGAGGTCCGGGCTCGCGGCGCCTCAGCCATCGCTGTTGCCACCGAGGGCAACGAACGGATCAAGTCTTTGAGCAGCGACATCATGTACATCCCGAAGACATCAGAGATGCTTTCGCCCCTGCTGGCGGTCGTGCCTCTGCAGCTGCTCGCTTATTACATCGCCCAGCTAAAGGGCTGTAATGTGGACCAGCCGCGGAACCTGGCCAAGACTGTCACGGTGGAATAG
- the rplM gene encoding 50S ribosomal protein L13, with amino-acid sequence MMKTYVAKPSNIERNWLIVDAKDQRLGRLATRIADNLRGKTKTVYTPHIDTGDFVIVINASRIAVTGRKMDNKIYYRHTGYPGGLKQRTLAEMMDRKPEEVIRLAVKGMLPKNRLGRAQLKKLKIYAGPEHPHAAQNPEEMQLG; translated from the coding sequence ATTATGAAGACTTACGTCGCAAAACCATCCAACATCGAGCGAAACTGGCTCATCGTCGACGCCAAGGACCAGCGCCTTGGCCGTCTGGCCACGCGCATCGCTGATAACCTGCGGGGCAAGACCAAGACCGTCTACACTCCCCATATCGATACCGGGGATTTCGTCATCGTCATCAACGCCTCCCGCATCGCCGTCACCGGCCGCAAGATGGACAACAAGATCTATTACCGTCATACCGGCTATCCCGGCGGCCTCAAGCAGCGCACCCTGGCCGAGATGATGGACAGGAAGCCGGAAGAGGTTATCCGCCTGGCAGTCAAGGGAATGCTTCCCAAGAACCGCCTCGGCCGGGCACAGCTGAAGAAACTAAAGATATATGCAGGCCCCGAGCATCCGCACGCGGCCCAGAATCCGGAGGAGATGCAGCTTGGTTAG
- a CDS encoding CBS domain-containing protein: protein MTAKEIMKSEVITISEDASVQDLAALLAKKKISGAPVVDDQHRVVGIVSEGDLVSQDADIHFPHYIELLGNIIYLESVKKYEEKLEKAAASSVRDIMTTDVVTVQQDAELHEIATLMTEQQVNRVPVLDGDILVGIITRADVVRAMARG, encoded by the coding sequence TTGACAGCAAAAGAGATCATGAAGTCAGAGGTAATCACCATAAGCGAGGACGCGTCGGTCCAGGACCTCGCCGCCCTGCTGGCAAAGAAAAAGATCAGCGGCGCCCCCGTTGTCGACGACCAGCACCGCGTCGTGGGCATCGTCTCCGAGGGTGACCTGGTCTCACAGGACGCCGACATCCACTTCCCCCATTACATCGAGCTGCTGGGTAACATCATCTATCTTGAGAGCGTGAAGAAGTACGAGGAGAAGCTGGAAAAAGCAGCTGCCTCGTCGGTGAGAGATATCATGACCACCGATGTCGTCACTGTGCAGCAGGATGCCGAGCTCCACGAGATCGCTACCCTCATGACTGAGCAGCAGGTCAATCGTGTGCCGGTTCTGGACGGTGACATCCTCGTCGGCATCATCACCCGCGCCGATGTTGTGCGGGCGATGGCCAGGGGATAA
- the rpsI gene encoding 30S ribosomal protein S9, whose translation MQAPSIRTRPRIRRRCSLVRYTATGKRKTSIARVILTAGDGKITVNNRPVDEYFGRPRLRTEVRMPLTTTGTEGRFDVSANIVGGGIGGQAGALKHGIAKALLEADDSLRKELRVGGFLTRDSRKVERKKAGLKSARKKPQFSKR comes from the coding sequence ATGCAGGCCCCGAGCATCCGCACGCGGCCCAGAATCCGGAGGAGATGCAGCTTGGTTAGGTACACCGCCACAGGCAAGCGCAAGACTTCAATAGCCCGCGTCATCCTCACGGCTGGCGACGGCAAGATCACGGTGAACAACCGCCCGGTAGACGAATATTTTGGCCGGCCGCGGCTGCGGACTGAAGTGCGCATGCCTCTGACCACCACCGGCACCGAAGGCCGTTTCGACGTCTCCGCCAATATTGTCGGCGGCGGTATCGGCGGCCAGGCTGGAGCACTAAAGCACGGCATCGCCAAGGCGCTGCTCGAAGCGGATGATTCCCTGCGCAAGGAACTGCGCGTGGGCGGCTTCCTCACCCGCGACTCGCGCAAGGTCGAGCGTAAGAAAGCCGGCCTCAAGAGCGCCCGCAAGAAGCCGCAGTTCTCCAAGCGTTAG